CATAGTGTGGATATTGAAGAGATGGGGCTAACAGACTGTTAAAAATTTACTATAGCGATCGCTCCAACGCCTTCACTTTCAGGTATTCTCAGTAGAGGGATGCCTAAGCCAGGAAGTCACCCCCCTGACTCGGCTACAAAACCGTGCATGAAACGTTAACTTCACACGGCTCCTCGATGATTTGGTGCTTGACAAACACACCTATAAATTCCAAGTTAAAAGGGATTACAGTTGAGATAATCCTCATCTATTTCTGGAACTGTAACAGCAACTTTATCGGCTGCCGTTTTAGCATCATGGCAATGTCCATGAAGTAATTGAAGGTTATCATAACTATCCTTACCGCCTTGGGAGCGGGGGATTTTATGGTCGATTTCCATCAAGTCTTCATGGTGAAAAAACAGTCCACAATGAGTACACTTTCCTTTTTGTATCTTCAAAAGTGTTGCCACCCTTGTTGGCGCTTCAGGATGTTTACCCATTCTGGAACTCCAGTACACCCAGTCACCATCAAATGGGCTACGGATTCCTTGCACTTGTATGTGTCTCACAATAGGAGTTTCACGGTGCTTGAGTAAGCGAATCTTCTGGTTATGGGGTTTAAATACCCAATTATCAGACCCTACAGTTTGCCAATACTTTTGGCAACTCCATCGGGAAGATTTATTAGGGTGACGATGTTCTGCCCATGCTTTTAGCTGGCTGAATAAAGTTGTATCAGCCTGATTAAATATGCGTTTACTGACGACACCTGAGTAGTAGTTTGTCCATCCACGGATGACGGGATTCAGATGAGCGATTAAATCAGATTGTGGTACTGATTTATGCCCATCAATCAATTTACCTATCTTCTGCGTGTGTGTCCTCAGCTTTGTTTTGCTTGGAGTAATAAGAGTTTTGTAACCAAGTAATTTTCCGTTTGAGCTTTTACCACTATGATATTTTCCTACCGGGAATTGTCGAACAGTGAAACCCAAAAAGTCGAAACCAACGTTACCTTCATACATATTTTGTGTATGAGAAATATGGGTTTTACTTGGTTTTAATTCTAGCCCCAATTCGTTTAACCACTCTGCCATAATCTGCTGACATCTTTGGATAACGGCAAGGTCTTTATGCAGAATCACAAAATCATCTGCAAACCGGATTAAGCTTATTGCTTTACAATTCCCTGTTTTACGTCCAGGTAAAGTAAGAGCAACTTGTTTAATTCGATTTTCCATGCGGTGAAGGGCTATATTCGCTAATAATGGCGAAATCGTACACCCTTGTGGAACACCCATTGATGTTATGTTGTCAGATTTCTCTCTTAAAGCATATTCAGAGAAATCAATCACTCCCGCTTTCAACCATGCACGAATTTGTCGGCAAATGGTAGGGAATGTATTTAATTTTGACAGCAGAACATTGTGATTAATTTTGTCAAAACATTTCGCAATATCGGCATCCAACACATATTTAGGTTTAAACTTAATAGTGTTGAATATTGCCTTAATCGCATCATGGGCGTTTCTTCCTGGTCGAAAACCGAATGAGTTTGGCTCGAAGCGAGCTTCCCATTCAGGTTCTAGGGCTAGTTTTACTAGCGATTGCAAGGCGCGGTCGTACAGAGTGGGTATAGAAAGGGGTCTTTTTTCTCCCTTTGAGCCGGGTTTTGGTATCCACACCCTTCGAGTGGGAGCGGCTTTTTCACCTAGCTTCAGGGAATGTACTAAGATAAGACGTGCTTTTGGGGACAAGTTTTTCAACCCGTCCACTCCTGCCGTCTTCTTACCTCGGTTGTCTTGTGTTACCCTACGAACCGCCAAACACTTTGCTGACCAGGAGTGCAACAACGTTTTTTGAAGTTGACGAACTGCTTTGACATCACCACGCTGAGAGGCTTTGTAGATACGCTTTTGCAACTTGAATACTTTCCTTTCCAGCTTTCGCCAGGGGATAGCATTCCATTCCACCGTAGTCTTGAAACTCGTTTTAGATGTGTACATTGCTACTAGTACCTCTACAATCCAAGTCACCGTGCCTCCGTCTGCATATCCTCTGGCTTTCCCAAAGGCTTTGGCTTCTGAGGCAATCCTTCCCCTTGAAGGCTTGCGGCTGGCTACCTACTCAGGAAATCGACCATTTCCTGAGAGCGCATCAGGGGGTTACTTCGTTCCCAATTTTTCGTTTGTCGCTGGTTTTAGGGTTCTCTCTCTTCACCGGGTTTATTGTGAGTGCATATTGGTCTGCCGCTTAATCAGCCAACCACTTATCCTTTCCCTTTTGGGACAAGCCTGACAGCCTTTTGGCTTGTTTTGCATTACGATGATTCAGTCAAGAGATTCGTATTCCTACCCATGACCAGCTATGCTAGGCGGGATTCCACATTAGGCTTGCAGTTACCGCCATGATTCCCCGCTTCATCCCAACAAAGAACCCCTTTGCTGAAATGGGGGACTTGCTTTCACTCCTGCACTTGGAGGGATGGAATTACACCATCACGAAAAATTGAGTTGTCAAGGTTCTGTCGGAATTTCTCCCGAATATTTCCCTTGCCTGTCATCCCCGATTATTTCTATTCGTTTCGACAGAACGAATCACACTAGCGAACTGCAAATATAAAGTACAGTCTTCCGTAAGTGATATTAAGGACAAACCGTGAATTTTCAGAAGTTATTATATATGTTTATCTTAGTAAAGATTGCTACGTTCGCTCTGAATGTACCTGTATTTGCTCAAATCACACAGATTCCCTCTAATTTCTCACAATCGAATTGTCGTGCAACTAAAGTAGATACTCCAATTTTCAAAGAACCTTCAGTATTATCCAATGCCATCAGAATATTATCGGCACGAACAAATATTTTTTTAGCATATATACCAGCTAGGATAGATAGATTTGTTAGAATTAAATCTCCGACTTCAGGGTTTATTCAAACTGCTGTGCTGAAATATTGTCAGACGAATAATAACGCTCAAAACCTTTTGAGTAAACCTACTATTGGCAGTGTATGTCGGCAAATTTTACAAACTAAAACTATACGTCGCCAACCAAGTACAAAAGGTGATTTTATTACAACACTTTCTCCAAACACAATCGTGTTTGTGAACTTGGTTACAGGTAATATAGTTAAGTCATACAAATCTGAAAATTATATTTGGGTAGAAATCGACCTTTCTAGAAGTTTCCCTGGAGAGTTATCAGGTAATGGCTGGATAGCCAATACTGACTTAGCAAATACTCCTAGATTAAGCAGCCTGGCTTATTGTCGTTATTGAGAAGAGCGATCGCTAGAAACTTTTGATGTCACTCCCGCACTGGATACCGCCGCATCATCGAAAGCAACTCCACCGCCTCACCTTCTGGCGTATACACCACCTCACCTGACATCGCTTTCACAATCCGCTGCTGCCTTGCCCATTCAAACCAAGCAACCACACTAGATTTTACCTGCTGCGCCTCCAGCTTCCTCCCTTCCCTACAAGCAGCCACAAACACAGCCAACAGCCTCACCCAATGAGTCAACAAGCTTTTGGTAGTCAGTTTTGGTTTTGGCACGTTTATCTTGCAGCTTTTTGAGTTCAGTTTGGGAGAGTTCAACAGAATTAGCGATGCCTGACATTCACTAGCGTACAATTCAACAGAGGCGGCTTTAACCGACTCGATTACTGACTCACTCTCATTATCATCAGCTGCCTCTGTATCTATAATAATGTAACGATCCTAGAAATCCCCCAAGTAGAGATTCGCGATCACGCCGTATTTCGACGTTGATTATACTGTTTTGTAACTGCGTAGTTATTTATGCTTTTTGACTTAGTACAGGAATTTCAATACAAAATTCTGTGCTTTTCCCCGGCTCAGAGACAAAAGAAAGAGTCCCACCATGTTTCTCCTCAATAATTTGCCGACTTATAGATAAACCCAACCCTGTGCCCTTTCCTACCGGTTTGGTAGTAAACATTGGTTCAGATAACCGTTGTTTGACTTCTTCTGTCATACCGATGCCATTATCGGCAATTTTAATTACTACAACTGAACTTTGTTGATGTATAGCAGTGCGAATCGTGATTTTTCCGTTATCCTCTACCGATAACAAATTAACGCCATTTGCTGCAATTTGGGGAAGGTTTGCAACATAGTTGCTCTTAGTTATCAATGACTCTTCTATAGCATCTATTGCATTAGCAAGGAGATTCATAAAAACTTGATTCAGTGGGCCTGGAAAACATTCTACAGGTGGCAAAGTTCCATAATCTTTAATAATCTGAATTTCAGAACGTTCTGAGTTGGCTTTTAAGCGATATTGTAAAATCAATAGCGTGCTATCAATACCTTCATGAATATCTATAGGTTGTACTACTGAATCATCCCGACGTGAAAAATGCCTAAGTGAATGAATCATCTGTGCTAGGCGCTTTGTTCCTTTGTACATAGATGACATAATTTGCGGAGAATCTTGCATTAAGAAATCAATATCAATTTCATCTATTTTTTGCTGAATTTCTCCTTCAGGATTGGGATAATATTGTTGATAAAGTTTAAATAAATCAATAAAATTTTGGGTGTATTCTGAGGCGTGATTAAGATTTCCTAAAATGAAGTTAACTGGATTGTTAATTTCATGAGCAATTCCAGCAACCAATTCACCAAGGGTTGACATCTTTTCTTGTTGTATCAGACGAACCTGAGCTTGCTGAAAATTATGAAGTGCTTGAGATAGTTGAAAAGTACGTTCATCTACCCTTTGCTCTAACTCCTGAGTTAGCTTTTGTAACTTGGTTTCGACTGCAAGACGGTCGGCTATTTCTTGTTGAAGTTGCTGATTATGAATTTGGAGTTGCTTAGTTAGATTACGGATTTGTAGATGTGTCTTGATACGAGCCAGTACTTCTTCATGCTCAAACGGTTTAGTAATGTAATCTACTGCTCCCAAACTCAAACCCTTTACTTTATCGACAGTTTCAGAGAGAGCTGTCATAAAAATTATGGGGATATCACAGGTTACAGGATTTAACTTTAAACGCTGGCAGGCTGTAAATCCGTCAATTCCAGGCATCATTACATCTAAAAGTATGATATCAGGACAAGCGTATTCAGCTTGAGCGATCGCTCCTTCACCATTCACAGCAATCAATATCTCCCAACCTGTATCCATTAATGTTTCAGATAGTACTTCCAAATTATTGGGATTATCATCCACAATCAAAATTACCCCTGTCTCCATAACAGGTATATTCATTGTTCTTCTCCTCGATATGGTTGGATAAATTCCCTAATTTTTTCAATTTGAAAGCTTTTAGCAAGTTGCTCTAATTGTTCGGCAAATAGTATAAACTTCTCATCCAAAAGTTTCAATTTTTGGGCTTGCTCTCGAATGCCTTTGATATTACCTCTCATCGCCAACTCAAATAGTTTCTCGATTTCTTCAGGTGGTGGAGAAATTAAGTAAGTATTTGATAGTGAGGAATCAGCAGAAATAACTTTTAGATTTTGGGTTTCCTTTACTCCTTCTTGACTCTGGGGAAAATCATAAATCCACTCAAATTTTAAGTGCTTCTGTAACTTCTGAAACAATTCAGTAGCTTGCACTGGTTTAGGCAGAAATTCGTCGCCTCCTACTTCTAAACTCTCATGCTGGTCAGATTCAAATACACTGGCAGATGAAACAATTATTGGTAAATTATCAAATGACAACATACGCAAGTTACGGATCATTTCTAAGCCATTCATGACTGGCATAAACAAGTCAGTGATAATTAAATCAGGTTTAAACTCGACTGTTTGAGCTAAGCCGTCTTGACCATTAGTTGCCTCGGTTATTTCAAAACCAATATCACTTAATAAATTAACAATAATAGAACGGTTTTCCTCATTGTCATCTACAATCAAAACTTTCCGCTTATTGCCAGTAATCCCAACAATTGTACTTTCAGCAGTTACGATAGAACTATTTTTGTTATGGATAGTATTTAGTGTCCCATTTACAGGTTTTTCTGGTACAGTTTCATAAACCCATTTAATTTGTAAATATTTTTCTAACTTCTGAAGTAAATCATCAGTGTGTACAGGTTTAGGTAGAAAATCATCTGCACCAACTCCTAAACTTTTGTGTTGATCAGATTCAAACACACTAGCAGATGAAACTATGATGATCAACTCCTGAAACTCCTCTTGCTGACGGAGGCGGCGTGTTAATTCAAAGCCATCCATTACGGGCATTGTCAGGTCTGTAATGATTAAATCAGGTAGAAATTGCATAGCTTTATCTAAGCCTTCTTGGCCGTCACTTGCCTCTATAATTTCAAATCCAATTTCATCTAGTAGATTTATAACAACAGAACGGTTTTCCCACTTATCGTCCACAATTAAGATTTTCCTTTGACCAGTGGCAATTCCGACAATTTTGTCAGCAGACATGACTCTAGCTGATTCCATCCAATCCACTGATTCTTGCAAATCCAAGTCAATCCAAAAAGTGCTGCCTTGACCTATTTCACTTTTTACTTGGATTGTACTATCCATTAATTGCACAATTCGCTGACTAATAGCTAAACCTAATCCAGTACCTTCTGATTGCTTTTTAACCTCTCCGACTTGCTCAAATGGTAAAAATATTTTTGCTACTTGTTCTTGACTCATGCCAATTCCCGTATCGATGATTTGAAATCGAATTTTATGAATTGGTTTTTGATCACTTTCATTTACTAAGAATTGGTCAACAAAACTAATAGTAAATCTCACTCCTCCTTTCTCGGTAAATTTAATGGCATTACCTAGTAGATTAATTAAGACTTGTCGCAATCGTTTTTCATCTGCCCAAATGCCAATAGGTAGTTCTGAAGTTGGTTGGTAAATGAATGAAATGCCTTTTTGGTCAGCACGAATACGGCAAATTTCTACTACACTCTGGAGAAACGCTGGAAAATGAAAGTCACTTTTGTAAAGTTCCATTCTCTGGGCTTCTATTTTGGATAAATCTAGAATGTCGTTAATTAGTGTTAATAGGTGTGAACCACATTGGTGAATAATTCTTAAGCCGTCTTGCTGTTTATCAGTTAAAGTTTTATCTCGTTGGAGAATTTGAGCATAACCCAGGATACCGTTAAGAGGAGTTCGTAACTCATGGCTCATGTTAGCTAAAAACTCACTTTTGGCACGATTTGCCGTATCGGCAAGTTCTTTTTTTAACTCTAGGGAGCGATAGGACTCAGCTAGAGTTCCTGCCATTCGGTTAAAAGCTTCTGCAAGTTCTTGAATTTCGTCTTCGGTGTGAATATTCAGGCGGTATTCTAAATTTCCATCTCCAATTTTTGCTGCTCCCTGTTGTAGCTTTTGAATCGAGCGAATTACTGGTAAAAGGATTAGCAATAACTGACCTACAAAAACTAGAAGAATGGACAAAAGCAGAATTTGTCTGGCAAGTTGAGTAGTCTGTTTAAAATTATTAAATTCTTGCTTCGCTAAAGTATCCTGTTGCTGAAGCTTTTGAGTTAATAACTTTAAGTAGAGTTCAATATCGCGAGAAAAAGCGTTGATTACTCGAAAATCCTGTTGGGATTCAGCTAATTCTAAGGGCTTATCTGTGTTAGATTGATTAGTTAATTCGATTATTAGATTAGCAAGCAAGCTATGGCGATCGCTGATCTTGACTAACTCTGAATTTATTTCTGGCTTTAAATTTTTTAACTCAGCCAAATTTTTAGTAAATCCAGATAGAGCTTCCTGATATTTCACTAGATTGGAAGCATCGCGTCTGAGCAAGATCATATCCTTAAGCGCGGCTACTTCGTTATTCAAAGAGACGTTTATTTGCAGGATAGTCGTCAAAGCCTGAGTAGTTTTTGCCTGGGTATCTTGTGATTTTTGTTCTGCTTGCCTGATAAAGAGGTCGCCTCCAATTTGGGTAGAGGCAACCAATCCCAGAACGATCACAGAGGACCCAATACATTTGGTCGTTATCCGCATATCTTGGTTAGCCTCATTTGTTGGAAACTCGTTTTTGCAACTTTCTAACGATGTCGTAATCTCCGTCTTGCACCAAAGTGTAGCCAACTCCAATACCGCCTGTAGGGTCTACAAGACCGGCTGGAGCGTCAATCAATGC
This region of Nostoc sp. UHCC 0302 genomic DNA includes:
- the ltrA gene encoding group II intron reverse transcriptase/maturase, with amino-acid sequence MYTSKTSFKTTVEWNAIPWRKLERKVFKLQKRIYKASQRGDVKAVRQLQKTLLHSWSAKCLAVRRVTQDNRGKKTAGVDGLKNLSPKARLILVHSLKLGEKAAPTRRVWIPKPGSKGEKRPLSIPTLYDRALQSLVKLALEPEWEARFEPNSFGFRPGRNAHDAIKAIFNTIKFKPKYVLDADIAKCFDKINHNVLLSKLNTFPTICRQIRAWLKAGVIDFSEYALREKSDNITSMGVPQGCTISPLLANIALHRMENRIKQVALTLPGRKTGNCKAISLIRFADDFVILHKDLAVIQRCQQIMAEWLNELGLELKPSKTHISHTQNMYEGNVGFDFLGFTVRQFPVGKYHSGKSSNGKLLGYKTLITPSKTKLRTHTQKIGKLIDGHKSVPQSDLIAHLNPVIRGWTNYYSGVVSKRIFNQADTTLFSQLKAWAEHRHPNKSSRWSCQKYWQTVGSDNWVFKPHNQKIRLLKHRETPIVRHIQVQGIRSPFDGDWVYWSSRMGKHPEAPTRVATLLKIQKGKCTHCGLFFHHEDLMEIDHKIPRSQGGKDSYDNLQLLHGHCHDAKTAADKVAVTVPEIDEDYLNCNPF
- a CDS encoding response regulator; its protein translation is MNIPVMETGVILIVDDNPNNLEVLSETLMDTGWEILIAVNGEGAIAQAEYACPDIILLDVMMPGIDGFTACQRLKLNPVTCDIPIIFMTALSETVDKVKGLSLGAVDYITKPFEHEEVLARIKTHLQIRNLTKQLQIHNQQLQQEIADRLAVETKLQKLTQELEQRVDERTFQLSQALHNFQQAQVRLIQQEKMSTLGELVAGIAHEINNPVNFILGNLNHASEYTQNFIDLFKLYQQYYPNPEGEIQQKIDEIDIDFLMQDSPQIMSSMYKGTKRLAQMIHSLRHFSRRDDSVVQPIDIHEGIDSTLLILQYRLKANSERSEIQIIKDYGTLPPVECFPGPLNQVFMNLLANAIDAIEESLITKSNYVANLPQIAANGVNLLSVEDNGKITIRTAIHQQSSVVVIKIADNGIGMTEEVKQRLSEPMFTTKPVGKGTGLGLSISRQIIEEKHGGTLSFVSEPGKSTEFCIEIPVLSQKA
- a CDS encoding response regulator, with the protein product MRITTKCIGSSVIVLGLVASTQIGGDLFIRQAEQKSQDTQAKTTQALTTILQINVSLNNEVAALKDMILLRRDASNLVKYQEALSGFTKNLAELKNLKPEINSELVKISDRHSLLANLIIELTNQSNTDKPLELAESQQDFRVINAFSRDIELYLKLLTQKLQQQDTLAKQEFNNFKQTTQLARQILLLSILLVFVGQLLLILLPVIRSIQKLQQGAAKIGDGNLEYRLNIHTEDEIQELAEAFNRMAGTLAESYRSLELKKELADTANRAKSEFLANMSHELRTPLNGILGYAQILQRDKTLTDKQQDGLRIIHQCGSHLLTLINDILDLSKIEAQRMELYKSDFHFPAFLQSVVEICRIRADQKGISFIYQPTSELPIGIWADEKRLRQVLINLLGNAIKFTEKGGVRFTISFVDQFLVNESDQKPIHKIRFQIIDTGIGMSQEQVAKIFLPFEQVGEVKKQSEGTGLGLAISQRIVQLMDSTIQVKSEIGQGSTFWIDLDLQESVDWMESARVMSADKIVGIATGQRKILIVDDKWENRSVVINLLDEIGFEIIEASDGQEGLDKAMQFLPDLIITDLTMPVMDGFELTRRLRQQEEFQELIIIVSSASVFESDQHKSLGVGADDFLPKPVHTDDLLQKLEKYLQIKWVYETVPEKPVNGTLNTIHNKNSSIVTAESTIVGITGNKRKVLIVDDNEENRSIIVNLLSDIGFEITEATNGQDGLAQTVEFKPDLIITDLFMPVMNGLEMIRNLRMLSFDNLPIIVSSASVFESDQHESLEVGGDEFLPKPVQATELFQKLQKHLKFEWIYDFPQSQEGVKETQNLKVISADSSLSNTYLISPPPEEIEKLFELAMRGNIKGIREQAQKLKLLDEKFILFAEQLEQLAKSFQIEKIREFIQPYRGEEQ